The following nucleotide sequence is from Congzhengia minquanensis.
AAAAATGGGAATTCAGACAATTATCTGCACGCCCACGGCGTGTCCGCCTGCCTGGATGTCGAGAAACTATCCGGAAATTGCCTATGTGGACAATCGCGGCATAAGGCGCGATTTTGGCGCGCGGCACCACTATTGTTACAACAACGAAACATACCGCGGTTTTACAAAAAAAATTGTAGAAAAAATTGGTGAGACGTTTGGGAAAAATCCTTATGTTGTCGGTTTTCAAATCGGCAACGAGTTTGCCCAGGAGGGCAGCGGCAGATGCCACTGTGATGTTTGCCGTGGAAAATTTGTTCAGTCGGTTAAGGAACACTATAAAACCACAGAGAATTTAAATCAAAGCTGGGGACTTCGGTTCTGGGGGCAGAGCTATACTGATTTTAACCAGATTGAACTGCCCATTGCTCCCACAGAGCGCGACGCGAGGCCGCTCATCAAAAGTTATTTTGACAGCCCGTCCCTGCGCCTCAATTTTGAGCGGTTTGCAAGCGACAGTTTCATTGAATATTTTAATTTGCAAGCGGACATACTGAAATCATATACGGATAAGAAAATAACGACAAATACCACAGGATTTGGCACAAACGGCGTGGATTATTTTAAAATGTTTCAAACAGCCGACGTATTCGGCTTAGACGCCTACCCGGATTTGTACCGCGACAATATGGACAATTCCTCCTTTGAAAATTCCTTTGCTAGAAATATAATTAGAAACGAAAAGTTCTGGATGCTGGAGTTTTCCATCGGCGGCGGCCACGGTTTGTGGTCCGGCGAGGGCAGGCTGCAGCCGTATCCCGGCGCAATTGAAAATGCGGTTATGCACACCTTTGCATCAGACGCAGGCGCTGTGGTGCATTTTCAGTATAAAATTTTCTGCTCCGGTGCAGAGCAGTTAAACTATGCGCTAATTGATCAGGACCGCGTGCCCAGGCGCCGATATTTTGAATTCCAAAGGACAATGGAACATTTAAAGGAACACAGCGCGGTTTTAGAACATTCCCAGGTGAAAAAAGCAGATACGGCAATTTTGATTGACTACAACTCTCTGTGGGCGCTCCGCATTAAGCCTGTCAAGCATGAACATTCCTACATCGGTTATGCCTGCGAACTTTACACGGCGCTGAAAGAGCTAGGCTACAGCGCTGACGTTATATCATGGAAGAACGATTTTTCAGACTATAAAACGGTAATTGTTCCGAATATGTTTGTTATCTGTGACGAAGCCGCGGAAAAGCTAAAAGCATATACCGCCGCCGGAGGAACCCTGGTAGGCACCTTTCTAACGGCGATTAAAGATACAGACAATGTAGCAATCAGCGAGTCGGGCCCCTGTGG
It contains:
- a CDS encoding beta-galactosidase is translated as MNLLYGFSFYPEHIYEEEAYQKDLKLIKESGANVVRMGEFCWDVLEPSEGVYDFSTIERAVNDLGKMGIQTIICTPTACPPAWMSRNYPEIAYVDNRGIRRDFGARHHYCYNNETYRGFTKKIVEKIGETFGKNPYVVGFQIGNEFAQEGSGRCHCDVCRGKFVQSVKEHYKTTENLNQSWGLRFWGQSYTDFNQIELPIAPTERDARPLIKSYFDSPSLRLNFERFASDSFIEYFNLQADILKSYTDKKITTNTTGFGTNGVDYFKMFQTADVFGLDAYPDLYRDNMDNSSFENSFARNIIRNEKFWMLEFSIGGGHGLWSGEGRLQPYPGAIENAVMHTFASDAGAVVHFQYKIFCSGAEQLNYALIDQDRVPRRRYFEFQRTMEHLKEHSAVLEHSQVKKADTAILIDYNSLWALRIKPVKHEHSYIGYACELYTALKELGYSADVISWKNDFSDYKTVIVPNMFVICDEAAEKLKAYTAAGGTLVGTFLTAIKDTDNVAISESGPCGLTEVFGVNISEIEPVFEDTVATIDFGSFQGKDKYWLDVLEGKGAEPIGTFANSYRRGEMIVSKNSYQKGTAYYIGTAFDDDCTKKLLDTILKEASVAKAPFTLAKGVEVITRECSDGDLVHYIFNFKREDAHVQAEKNCTCAITGKQLGKSIKIAPKGYIAIKI